In Bacteroidota bacterium, the following proteins share a genomic window:
- a CDS encoding KUP/HAK/KT family potassium transporter, translated as MSSFSTNKLTAAGVLITLGIIFGDIGTSPIYVMSAILAGRDLSRELVLGGLSCVFWTLISITTFKYVFLTLNNDNKGEGGIFALYALLRRFKIKWVIFPAIIGCAALIADGFITPPISICSAVEGLRIINPDIVSVVPIVIVILIILFLFQQFGTKVVGQFFGPIMTLWFIMIGTLGVMQIVKNTEVLTALNPYWAIHLLWEYPSGFWILGAVFLCTTGAEALYSDLGHCGKHNIRLAWSGVLIALLLNYFGQGAYLLNCIDQDCAVGVPFYDIMPKWFLPFGVVLATFATIIASQAIITGCFTLVNEAMKLRLLPNLKVNYPTMQRGQIYIPFINWVLLGGCITVVLIFQKASAMEAAYGLAITIDMIMTTSLLISLFVIKKINRIALLSFALFIGFIEFSFFISNLDKFSHGGWFTFLILIGLFIVMWIFYEARKLRKKHTDFVSIEDYIQPLKDLMNDDSIPKEATNLVYLSMTDNKNQIDSNIIYSIFRKRPKRADIYWFVHVNITNEPYGANYSVATIIPQRCFFVQLNFGFKVEHKVNLMFNKIVNEMVENGEVDELSHYPSLRKHNMPADFKFILLNTRVAIDDDLTPFDLFIVKGYRIIKTISLSTAEDFGLEISNVEEELVPIRIKEQVDIDLERKKGLK; from the coding sequence ATGTCGTCATTCAGTACAAACAAGTTAACCGCAGCCGGAGTGCTTATTACCTTAGGCATTATTTTCGGAGACATTGGAACTTCACCGATTTATGTAATGTCTGCAATACTTGCCGGTCGCGATCTAAGCCGCGAACTAGTATTAGGCGGGCTTTCATGTGTCTTTTGGACCCTCATTAGCATTACCACATTCAAGTATGTTTTTCTTACCCTTAATAATGATAATAAAGGAGAGGGTGGAATATTTGCGCTTTATGCTTTGCTACGTAGATTTAAAATCAAATGGGTAATATTTCCTGCTATTATAGGTTGCGCGGCCTTAATTGCCGATGGATTTATTACACCGCCCATTTCTATATGTTCGGCTGTCGAAGGCTTGCGCATCATAAACCCTGACATCGTATCGGTAGTGCCCATCGTTATCGTTATATTGATTATTCTATTCCTATTTCAGCAATTTGGTACTAAAGTAGTTGGGCAATTTTTTGGACCCATCATGACCTTGTGGTTTATCATGATTGGCACATTGGGCGTAATGCAAATAGTAAAGAACACCGAAGTGCTTACCGCGTTAAACCCCTATTGGGCTATACATTTACTTTGGGAGTACCCCTCAGGTTTCTGGATTTTGGGAGCTGTATTTTTATGTACTACTGGTGCCGAGGCACTTTACTCCGACCTGGGTCATTGCGGCAAACACAACATTCGTCTTGCATGGTCGGGTGTATTGATTGCCCTGCTATTGAACTATTTTGGGCAAGGGGCCTATCTTCTCAATTGCATTGATCAAGATTGTGCTGTAGGTGTACCATTTTATGATATCATGCCCAAATGGTTTTTACCATTTGGTGTGGTACTGGCCACTTTTGCTACCATCATTGCCTCACAGGCAATAATTACCGGTTGCTTTACCCTGGTTAACGAGGCCATGAAACTACGATTATTGCCTAATCTGAAAGTTAATTATCCAACCATGCAGCGTGGGCAAATTTATATTCCATTTATAAACTGGGTGTTGCTTGGCGGTTGTATTACGGTGGTGCTAATTTTTCAAAAAGCCTCGGCCATGGAAGCCGCTTATGGCCTTGCAATAACCATTGATATGATTATGACCACCTCTTTGCTTATAAGCCTGTTTGTTATTAAAAAGATTAACCGCATTGCCCTGCTCAGCTTTGCACTTTTTATTGGGTTTATTGAGTTTTCTTTTTTCATTTCCAATCTTGATAAATTCTCTCACGGTGGGTGGTTTACATTTCTTATTTTAATTGGATTATTTATCGTAATGTGGATATTTTACGAGGCACGTAAACTTCGCAAAAAGCATACGGATTTCGTCAGCATTGAAGATTATATACAACCCCTTAAAGACCTGATGAATGATGATAGCATTCCCAAAGAGGCTACCAATTTGGTGTATTTAAGTATGACCGACAATAAAAATCAAATCGACTCAAACATTATTTATTCCATATTTCGTAAACGGCCAAAACGTGCCGATATCTATTGGTTTGTGCATGTTAATATTACCAATGAGCCCTATGGTGCAAATTACTCGGTCGCTACCATTATACCACAACGATGTTTTTTTGTACAACTTAATTTCGGATTTAAAGTTGAACACAAGGTAAACCTGATGTTTAATAAAATTGTAAACGAGATGGTAGAAAACGGGGAGGTGGATGAGCTGTCACACTACCCTTCGTTGCGCAAGCATAATATGCCGGCCGATTTTAAATTTATTTTACTAAATACACGTGTTGCCATAGATGACGACCTTACACCCTTCGATTTATTTATAGTAAAGGGATATCGTATAATTAAAACCATCAGTTTATCTACTGCCGAAGATTTTGGCCTCGAAATTTCGAATGTGGAAGAAGAGTTGGTACCTATCAGAATTAAGGAGCAAGTGGATATTGACCTGGAGCGGAAAAAAGGGTTAAAATAA
- a CDS encoding peptidylprolyl isomerase, translated as MKYRIFKLLTLMLAMSMVDAEAQKKSTEPIVELTTDYGKIKIKLYNETPKHRDNFLKLAKEGFYDGTLFHRVIKGFMIQGGDPKSKTAGPSDMLGSGDVGYTIPAEFSKNLIHKKGALCAARTNNPEKASSGCQFYIVQGKTMTDAEIGMMEQQKGIKYTEEQKQAYKTLGGTAFLDQEYTVYGEVIEGLEVLDKIAMVQTAPGDRPTKDVKMTVKVL; from the coding sequence ATGAAATATAGAATTTTTAAACTTTTAACCTTAATGTTAGCTATGAGTATGGTAGATGCCGAAGCACAAAAAAAATCCACAGAACCGATTGTAGAATTAACTACAGACTACGGTAAAATCAAAATCAAATTGTACAATGAAACACCTAAACATCGTGACAATTTTTTAAAACTTGCCAAGGAAGGATTTTACGATGGAACCTTGTTTCATCGCGTAATTAAAGGATTTATGATTCAAGGTGGTGACCCTAAAAGTAAAACAGCAGGACCAAGCGATATGCTTGGCAGTGGCGATGTTGGTTACACTATTCCTGCAGAGTTTAGCAAAAATCTGATACATAAAAAAGGCGCGTTATGTGCAGCACGCACAAATAATCCCGAGAAAGCTTCGAGTGGCTGTCAATTTTATATTGTACAAGGCAAAACGATGACCGATGCAGAAATTGGTATGATGGAGCAGCAAAAAGGCATTAAATATACTGAAGAACAAAAACAAGCTTACAAAACTTTAGGAGGCACAGCATTCCTTGATCAGGAATACACGGTATATGGAGAAGTTATTGAAGGTCTGGAAGTATTAGACAAAATAGCTATGGTGCAAACTGCCCCAGGCGACCGCCCAACTAAAGATGTGAAAATGACAGTTAAGGTTTTGTAG
- a CDS encoding glutamine synthetase III codes for MATLRFKALDLSNARTPQAVTIPTEKISEYFACNVFNKDIMHKYLSKEISNQMMATIDTGHTIDRKVAEQVATGMKTWAMSRGATHYTHWFQPLTGSTAEKHDSFFELNDGRPIENFSSSALVQQEPDASSFPSGGIRNTFEARGYTAWDPSSPAFIMESAAGKTLCIPTIFVSYTGETLDYKAPLLKALHVLDKAAVDVCQYFDKNVTRVNATLGIEQEYFLIDTAMFNARPDLQTCGRTLFGDSPAKGQQMEDHYFGSISERVYAFMVEFETEAFKLGIPLKTRHNEVAPTQFECAPVFEEINLAVDHNQLLMDLMDKVAQHHNFKVLLHEKPYAGINGSGKHNNWSLGTNTGKNLLSPGGNPKSNLQFLTFFINTIKAVHDHADLLRASIASASNDHRLGANEAPPAIMSIFVGAQLTAVLNDLEKKITKAKMTPEEKTDLKLGIGKLPEILLDNTDRNRTSPFAFTGNKFEFRAVGSSANSSHPMMVLNTIVANQLIDFKKEVDALMDKGAGKDEAILKVLREFIVGTKRILFEGNGYGDEWVREAKKLGLSNITTTPPALDAMVSVKSLELFEKLNIFSHREAEARHEILLEDYTKKLEIESRVMEDLSLNQILPAAIAYQTRLAENVEAMHDIGLKGTHTKAQIDIIKEIAMRINGIKDITQAMEADRTKANKMGNVRAKALAYCDKVKKHFPEIREHADSLEKIIADELWPLPKYREMLRIN; via the coding sequence ATGGCTACACTACGCTTTAAAGCATTGGATTTAAGTAATGCCCGCACTCCACAGGCAGTAACTATTCCTACCGAGAAAATATCTGAATATTTTGCATGTAATGTTTTTAATAAGGACATAATGCATAAGTACCTTTCTAAGGAGATAAGTAATCAAATGATGGCCACTATTGATACGGGTCATACAATAGATCGTAAAGTTGCAGAGCAGGTAGCTACCGGAATGAAAACCTGGGCCATGAGCCGTGGGGCTACACATTATACTCACTGGTTTCAGCCGCTCACAGGAAGCACTGCCGAAAAACATGATTCTTTTTTTGAGTTGAATGATGGGCGCCCTATTGAGAATTTTAGCAGCAGCGCCCTTGTGCAGCAAGAGCCTGATGCATCAAGTTTTCCAAGCGGAGGTATTCGCAACACCTTTGAAGCACGTGGTTATACAGCATGGGATCCCTCATCTCCTGCATTTATTATGGAGAGTGCAGCCGGCAAAACGCTATGCATTCCCACTATATTTGTTTCGTACACAGGCGAAACTCTTGATTATAAAGCGCCATTGCTTAAAGCCCTTCATGTATTGGATAAAGCAGCAGTAGATGTATGTCAGTATTTTGATAAAAACGTAACCCGTGTAAATGCAACCCTGGGAATAGAGCAGGAATATTTTTTAATTGACACGGCCATGTTTAATGCTCGTCCCGACTTGCAAACATGCGGGCGTACCTTATTTGGCGATTCGCCTGCCAAAGGACAGCAAATGGAAGACCATTACTTTGGAAGTATATCTGAACGTGTTTATGCATTTATGGTTGAGTTTGAAACCGAAGCTTTCAAATTAGGAATACCACTCAAAACACGTCATAACGAAGTTGCACCAACTCAATTTGAATGTGCCCCGGTATTTGAAGAAATAAACCTAGCGGTTGACCATAATCAGTTACTAATGGACCTGATGGATAAAGTGGCGCAACATCACAACTTCAAAGTACTCTTACACGAAAAACCATACGCTGGAATTAATGGCAGTGGTAAGCACAATAATTGGAGCCTTGGCACCAACACAGGAAAAAATCTTTTATCACCAGGCGGAAACCCAAAAAGCAATTTACAATTTCTTACATTTTTTATCAATACAATTAAAGCGGTGCACGATCATGCGGACTTGTTGCGTGCAAGTATAGCATCAGCCAGCAACGACCACCGACTGGGTGCCAACGAAGCGCCTCCTGCCATCATGTCCATATTTGTAGGGGCGCAATTGACTGCGGTGCTCAACGATCTTGAGAAAAAAATTACCAAAGCAAAAATGACGCCCGAAGAAAAAACAGATTTAAAACTAGGCATTGGTAAACTTCCCGAAATTTTGCTTGATAATACCGACCGCAACCGTACATCGCCTTTTGCATTTACAGGAAATAAATTTGAATTTCGTGCAGTAGGTTCTTCGGCCAACAGCAGTCATCCAATGATGGTCTTGAATACCATTGTAGCTAACCAATTAATTGATTTTAAGAAAGAAGTTGATGCATTGATGGATAAAGGTGCCGGAAAGGACGAAGCCATTTTAAAAGTACTGCGTGAATTTATAGTTGGTACCAAGCGAATTTTATTTGAAGGCAATGGTTACGGAGATGAGTGGGTGCGCGAAGCAAAAAAATTAGGTCTGTCAAATATAACTACCACCCCGCCTGCATTGGATGCAATGGTTTCTGTAAAATCGTTGGAGTTGTTTGAAAAGCTGAATATATTTTCGCATCGCGAAGCAGAAGCACGTCACGAAATTTTGTTAGAAGATTATACCAAGAAACTGGAGATAGAATCGCGTGTAATGGAAGACTTAAGTTTGAATCAAATATTGCCCGCAGCTATTGCTTACCAAACCAGATTGGCAGAAAATGTTGAAGCCATGCACGATATTGGTTTAAAGGGCACACACACCAAAGCGCAGATTGATATTATAAAGGAAATTGCCATGCGAATAAATGGCATAAAAGATATTACCCAAGCCATGGAGGCCGACAGAACTAAAGCCAACAAAATGGGGAATGTGCGAGCTAAAGCATTAGCATATTGCGACAAAGTGAAAAAGCATTTTCCTGAAATTAGAGAGCATGCCGATAGCCTTGAAAAAATTATTGCTGATGAATTATGGCCGCTGCCTAAATACCGCGAAATGTTGCGCATTAATTAA
- the fbp gene encoding class 1 fructose-bisphosphatase encodes MNISSVKRTVTLGQFIIERQSDFPYAKGELSRLLRDIGIAAKIVNREVNKAGLMDIFGNVGNTNVQGEDQKKLDVYANEQFIAALQSGGECCAIASEENDDIIHIDNAVSKNAKYVVAIDPLDGSSNIDVNVSIGTIFSIYRRVSLNGPASMNDFVQRGTDQVAAGYITYGSSTMLVYTTGKGVNGFTLDPSIGEFCLSHPDMSIPKTGTIYSINEGNYVHFPEGVKKYIKYCQVEDEATQRPYSSRYIGSLVSDVHRNIIKGGIYVYPSTFKSPQGKLRLLYECNPLAMIVEQAGGKATDGFKRILEIQPKSLHQRTPLFIGSMEMVEKAEEYMLKYSSPH; translated from the coding sequence ATGAATATTTCTTCTGTAAAACGTACCGTCACCTTAGGTCAATTTATCATAGAACGCCAGTCCGATTTTCCTTATGCCAAAGGAGAGTTGTCACGGTTGTTACGAGATATTGGTATTGCCGCCAAAATTGTAAACCGCGAAGTAAATAAGGCCGGTCTTATGGATATATTTGGCAATGTAGGAAATACCAATGTACAAGGCGAAGATCAAAAAAAATTGGATGTGTATGCCAATGAGCAATTTATTGCTGCACTGCAATCAGGGGGCGAGTGTTGTGCCATTGCCAGCGAAGAGAATGATGACATTATCCATATAGATAATGCTGTAAGCAAGAATGCGAAGTACGTAGTGGCAATAGATCCCCTTGATGGTAGCTCAAATATCGATGTTAATGTTTCTATAGGAACTATATTTAGCATATACAGACGTGTATCACTTAATGGACCTGCAAGCATGAACGATTTTGTACAACGTGGTACCGATCAGGTTGCAGCAGGATATATTACTTATGGCTCATCAACCATGTTGGTGTATACAACCGGCAAGGGTGTAAATGGATTTACACTTGACCCTAGCATTGGTGAGTTTTGTCTCTCACATCCCGATATGAGTATTCCTAAAACAGGAACTATTTATTCTATTAACGAAGGAAACTATGTGCACTTTCCTGAAGGTGTAAAAAAATATATTAAATACTGCCAGGTAGAAGATGAGGCTACGCAACGACCTTATTCTTCACGTTACATTGGTTCGCTTGTTAGCGATGTTCATCGTAATATTATTAAAGGAGGAATTTACGTTTATCCTTCTACGTTTAAATCGCCTCAAGGAAAACTTCGCCTGTTGTATGAGTGCAATCCCTTAGCTATGATTGTGGAACAAGCCGGTGGCAAAGCTACCGATGGCTTTAAGCGGATTTTGGAGATACAGCCCAAGTCGTTGCATCAGCGCACACCATTGTTTATTGGCAGCATGGAGATGGTGGAAAAGGCAGAAGAGTATATGTTAAAATATTCTTCGCCTCATTAA
- a CDS encoding ABC transporter permease, whose amino-acid sequence MKFILYIAGRYLIAKKSHNVINVITLISIVGIVVSTAGLIIVLSVFNGVGNLVISLYDTFDPDMRITPSTGKYFTVTKDELANIKRNPNIRLVYEVIEDNALVRYGDKQSIARVRGIDSLYEHHTAMHQKIIDGNFSLSKHNYQEAVLGAGIAYSLSLHLKGLNNTLVLYYPSSQNMSDALNPDAFVQQVVVPSGVFALQQDFDSRYIFISLDAARQLYNKENEITALEFMLIDKTAADDTRKQLQSINKNWVIKTRPELHDFLYKIITTEKIAAYLILILILVISTFSIIGALTMLVIEKQKDITVLHSMGAGIAQLKKIFFTEGLLITLSGAVGGIFIGLIICSLQLYFGIIKMGSEEEMFVVDAYPVAMQRSDFIVTFMLVTFIGTLASLYVALKLINRNMIKVHLLNTANG is encoded by the coding sequence TTGAAGTTTATATTATACATAGCAGGCAGATACCTTATTGCAAAAAAATCGCACAATGTTATCAATGTAATTACTTTAATTTCAATTGTCGGTATTGTAGTCAGCACGGCAGGATTGATTATCGTGCTTAGTGTTTTTAATGGCGTTGGCAATCTGGTAATTTCATTGTACGACACCTTTGATCCGGATATGCGCATTACACCATCAACCGGAAAATATTTTACCGTAACCAAAGATGAACTTGCAAACATTAAACGTAACCCAAACATCCGTTTGGTATATGAGGTTATTGAAGATAATGCCCTGGTGCGGTATGGCGATAAACAAAGCATTGCACGTGTAAGAGGAATAGATAGTTTATACGAGCACCACACTGCTATGCATCAAAAAATAATTGATGGAAATTTCTCGTTAAGCAAACACAATTATCAGGAAGCGGTGCTTGGTGCCGGAATTGCCTATTCGTTAAGTTTACATCTTAAAGGACTTAACAACACTTTAGTTCTATATTATCCATCGTCACAAAATATGAGCGATGCACTTAACCCCGATGCATTTGTGCAACAGGTGGTTGTGCCCTCAGGGGTGTTTGCCTTACAACAAGATTTCGATTCCAGGTATATTTTTATTTCGCTCGATGCTGCCAGACAATTGTATAATAAGGAAAATGAAATTACTGCACTTGAGTTTATGTTGATTGACAAAACTGCTGCAGATGATACACGTAAGCAATTACAAAGCATCAATAAAAATTGGGTGATAAAAACACGGCCCGAGTTGCATGATTTTTTATATAAAATAATAACCACCGAGAAAATTGCAGCGTACCTTATTTTAATTCTGATATTGGTTATATCTACGTTTAGTATTATTGGAGCACTTACCATGTTGGTTATAGAAAAGCAAAAAGATATTACCGTGCTGCACAGCATGGGAGCGGGCATTGCACAATTGAAAAAAATATTTTTTACTGAAGGTTTGCTCATTACCCTTTCGGGTGCCGTTGGTGGAATATTTATTGGCTTGATTATTTGCAGCCTTCAACTGTATTTTGGAATAATAAAAATGGGAAGCGAAGAAGAAATGTTTGTAGTGGATGCATACCCTGTTGCCATGCAAAGAAGTGATTTTATAGTCACCTTTATGTTGGTTACTTTTATTGGCACCTTAGCTTCGTTGTATGTTGCCCTTAAACTTATCAATAGAAATATGATTAAAGTACATTTATTAAATACTGCAAATGGATAA
- a CDS encoding M1 family metallopeptidase, with product MKLLSLCTIFLLAACISSAQMFMSRNFQNALKKNTRNLNGKPGAAIWQNHADYKIDVSYKDSTIIGSETISYANNSPDTLHSIWLRLYQNARLKNALQVYDEPDSYFTDGIFIDMLVVETDTIQVDNTAIHQSGNSTNYRLKLKTPLAKGNKVALTCKWHYKLNTTTDAPRESIVNDRAAFVAYFFPRIAAYDDVDGWNIIPFNEQIEFYNDFCNFDVRITVDRPNMVWATGELVNPLDVLGTKIYLWEKSKEADSPIAIVDSAEANAKQESEIGGTSTFHFTADNVTDFAFGVAKNYCWYGSSVKLNSGMRVHVQTAYHPEAKNYSHVQTMACTSIDYFSKVMPGIEYPYPQMTLFNGLGQMEFPMICNDVENENPDDDITLTTHEVSHTYMPFMLGTNEGRYAWMDEGWAVFFEYMASVNAFKLNDSTATYPDYYVARYRNNKSMTLESPIIMPSDLLLPDAYSFNSYGKPASAYFALRDYLGDSLFRYALQQYIITWNGKRPTPWDFFNCFNNATNMDLNWFWKNWFFDWGYFDWAVSVTDVNTITQRVNVENLGGKFTACDVVMVYRNGDNEVHHLKPGATRQSFDSKQGSRLKSVFLHQGLFIDCNLTNNKWEAK from the coding sequence ATGAAACTACTTTCACTTTGTACAATATTCTTGCTTGCTGCATGCATTTCATCGGCTCAGATGTTTATGTCGCGCAATTTTCAAAATGCTTTGAAAAAAAATACACGTAACCTTAACGGTAAGCCCGGTGCTGCCATTTGGCAAAACCATGCAGATTATAAAATTGATGTTTCGTATAAAGACAGCACCATCATCGGCAGCGAAACTATTTCTTATGCCAACAATAGTCCCGATACACTGCATAGTATATGGTTACGGTTATATCAAAATGCCAGATTAAAAAATGCGTTGCAGGTATATGACGAACCCGACTCGTATTTTACCGATGGTATTTTTATTGACATGCTTGTGGTGGAGACTGATACTATACAGGTTGATAACACAGCCATACATCAATCGGGCAACTCAACTAATTATCGCCTAAAATTAAAAACACCTTTGGCTAAGGGCAACAAAGTGGCACTTACTTGTAAGTGGCACTATAAACTAAACACCACTACCGATGCTCCCCGCGAAAGCATAGTTAATGATCGCGCTGCTTTTGTCGCATATTTTTTTCCACGCATTGCGGCTTATGATGATGTGGATGGATGGAACATCATTCCGTTTAACGAGCAAATTGAATTTTATAATGACTTCTGTAATTTTGATGTGCGCATTACCGTAGACCGGCCTAATATGGTTTGGGCCACAGGCGAGCTTGTGAACCCACTTGATGTGTTAGGCACCAAAATTTATTTATGGGAAAAAAGTAAAGAGGCTGACAGCCCTATTGCTATTGTTGATTCGGCTGAAGCCAATGCCAAACAGGAAAGTGAGATAGGAGGTACATCAACATTCCATTTCACGGCCGATAATGTTACTGATTTTGCATTTGGCGTTGCAAAAAATTACTGTTGGTACGGTAGCAGTGTTAAGCTTAATAGTGGCATGCGTGTGCATGTTCAAACAGCATATCATCCCGAAGCAAAAAATTACAGCCACGTTCAAACAATGGCTTGCACCTCCATTGACTATTTCAGTAAGGTAATGCCGGGCATTGAGTATCCCTATCCGCAAATGACATTATTTAATGGATTGGGTCAAATGGAATTTCCAATGATATGTAACGATGTAGAAAACGAAAATCCGGATGATGATATAACGCTTACAACACATGAAGTTAGCCATACCTATATGCCCTTTATGTTGGGTACAAACGAAGGGCGATATGCATGGATGGACGAAGGGTGGGCTGTATTTTTTGAATACATGGCAAGCGTCAATGCATTTAAGTTGAATGATAGCACAGCAACATATCCCGACTATTATGTTGCCCGTTATCGCAACAACAAAAGTATGACCCTCGAGTCGCCAATCATCATGCCCTCCGATTTACTCCTGCCCGATGCATATTCTTTTAATTCATACGGTAAGCCGGCCTCTGCATACTTTGCACTTAGAGATTACCTTGGCGATAGTTTGTTTCGCTATGCCTTGCAACAGTATATAATTACCTGGAATGGTAAGCGACCAACGCCCTGGGATTTTTTCAATTGCTTTAACAATGCCACCAACATGGATTTAAACTGGTTTTGGAAAAACTGGTTTTTCGATTGGGGCTATTTTGATTGGGCAGTATCTGTAACCGATGTAAATACCATTACGCAGCGGGTTAATGTGGAAAACCTGGGAGGCAAATTTACCGCTTGCGATGTGGTTATGGTATACCGTAATGGTGACAACGAAGTACATCACCTTAAGCCAGGTGCTACCAGGCAGTCTTTTGATTCAAAGCAGGGGAGTCGATTAAAAAGTGTATTTTTACATCAGGGCCTTTTTATTGATTGCAATTTAACCAACAATAAATGGGAAGCCAAATAA
- a CDS encoding DEAD/DEAH box helicase, whose protein sequence is MNNWGEVKLNKQLLNAINDLGFKEPTEIQRRCVPLIMGGQEVVGIAPTGTGKTAAFLIPLIRLLNYAQGDHPRVLIILPTRELALQLEKNFLQLAKYTDLRIVSLFGAIGPKQQIAQLQKGTDIVTGTPGRILELYSRGDLVLKNVHHFVMDEAERLMDKSFMSQLHALLEVLPRKRQHLLFSATMSPLVQKIMGDFITFPNMVHVNPEERTAATVSQTAYLVPNLKTKINLLRHLFANEIEFNKVIIFCKSKVRATAIAAFIARTYGNAACVVVHGNKAQQSRMHAMQKFTDKPVRFLVTTDVASRGIDVTLVSHVVNFDVPLVHEDYVHRIGRTGRATNSGKAITLVTMADEYHFRKIEKLIKQQLPLISIPPEVFIEDTAYAERQAMLREIDFQKKKENPEFKGAFHVKKNPKAVKTAKAAKPAKTTKSASKSSSKRKK, encoded by the coding sequence ATGAATAATTGGGGTGAGGTTAAATTGAACAAGCAGTTATTAAATGCTATCAACGATTTAGGTTTTAAAGAGCCAACCGAAATACAACGCAGGTGCGTACCGCTCATAATGGGAGGACAAGAGGTAGTAGGAATAGCACCCACAGGCACCGGAAAAACAGCGGCCTTTCTTATTCCACTCATACGTTTGTTGAACTACGCGCAAGGCGATCACCCACGGGTATTAATAATTTTACCTACCCGCGAACTTGCATTGCAACTCGAGAAAAATTTTTTGCAATTAGCTAAGTATACCGATTTGCGAATCGTATCGCTGTTTGGTGCCATAGGCCCCAAACAACAAATTGCCCAATTGCAAAAGGGAACCGATATAGTTACCGGTACACCGGGACGCATTCTTGAGTTGTATAGTCGTGGCGACCTGGTATTAAAAAATGTGCATCATTTTGTGATGGACGAGGCCGAGCGATTGATGGACAAGAGTTTCATGTCGCAGCTACATGCCTTACTGGAAGTGCTGCCACGCAAGCGGCAACATTTATTGTTTAGCGCTACCATGAGTCCGTTGGTACAAAAGATAATGGGCGATTTTATTACTTTCCCAAACATGGTGCATGTAAACCCCGAAGAGCGCACGGCAGCCACCGTTTCACAAACTGCTTACCTTGTGCCTAACCTTAAAACAAAAATCAATTTACTTAGGCACTTGTTTGCAAACGAAATAGAATTTAATAAGGTTATTATTTTTTGCAAATCGAAAGTGAGGGCAACCGCTATTGCCGCTTTTATAGCACGCACTTATGGCAATGCTGCATGTGTGGTAGTGCATGGCAACAAAGCGCAACAATCGCGCATGCATGCCATGCAAAAATTTACTGATAAGCCGGTGCGCTTTCTGGTAACTACCGATGTGGCTTCGCGTGGTATAGATGTAACCTTAGTATCGCATGTTGTAAATTTTGATGTGCCATTGGTGCATGAGGATTATGTGCATCGCATTGGCCGCACAGGCAGGGCCACTAACAGCGGTAAAGCCATTACATTGGTTACCATGGCCGATGAGTATCACTTTCGGAAAATTGAAAAATTGATTAAGCAACAACTACCCTTGATTTCCATTCCGCCCGAAGTATTTATTGAGGATACCGCTTATGCAGAACGACAAGCCATGCTGCGTGAAATTGATTTTCAAAAGAAAAAAGAGAACCCCGAATTTAAGGGCGCGTTTCATGTAAAGAAAAATCCGAAAGCTGTAAAAACTGCAAAGGCTGCAAAGCCAGCTAAAACAACAAAGTCTGCAAGTAAATCAAGCAGCAAAAGGAAAAAGTAA
- the folB gene encoding dihydroneopterin aldolase produces the protein MTLYINNIRCYAYHGCLPEENIIGQWYRTDIELQLNNAASLQSDKLEDTVDYTLIHDVVRKEMKQPAKLIEHVAWRIGTALQNTLQHVSYLKVMVTKFNPPVNGMIGDVCVAVELKAN, from the coding sequence ATGACATTATACATAAACAATATACGTTGCTACGCATACCATGGCTGCCTGCCCGAAGAAAATATAATTGGACAATGGTACCGAACAGATATTGAATTGCAGCTTAATAACGCAGCATCGCTTCAATCGGACAAACTGGAAGATACGGTAGACTACACCCTGATACATGATGTGGTGCGGAAAGAAATGAAACAACCTGCCAAACTGATTGAGCATGTTGCCTGGCGCATTGGCACAGCCTTACAAAATACATTGCAACATGTATCGTATCTCAAAGTTATGGTAACCAAATTTAACCCTCCGGTAAATGGAATGATTGGTGATGTGTGTGTGGCGGTGGAACTAAAAGCCAATTGA